In Janibacter sp. CX7, a single genomic region encodes these proteins:
- a CDS encoding low molecular weight protein-tyrosine-phosphatase, which produces MDPYRVTVVCTGNICRSPMAEWLLREALEQAGLGERVLVDSAGTTAWEKGNPADPRTIAAMHRHGHTGDYSGHRARVFDKRWFDEVDLVLAADHGHYTVLRRLAGDRAAKDGIRMIRAFDPAGLKGDDLAIDDPWYGDDSDFDRTYEEISAAVDGIVEHVRGQLGDAP; this is translated from the coding sequence ATGGACCCCTACCGCGTCACCGTCGTGTGCACGGGCAACATCTGCCGCTCCCCCATGGCCGAGTGGCTGCTGCGTGAGGCCCTCGAGCAGGCGGGTCTGGGCGAGCGGGTCCTCGTCGACTCGGCCGGCACCACCGCGTGGGAGAAGGGCAACCCCGCCGACCCGCGCACCATCGCCGCGATGCACCGCCACGGTCACACCGGCGACTACTCCGGGCACCGCGCCCGGGTCTTCGACAAGCGATGGTTCGACGAGGTCGACCTCGTGCTCGCCGCCGACCACGGCCACTACACAGTGCTGCGCCGGCTCGCGGGCGATCGCGCCGCCAAGGACGGCATCCGGATGATCCGCGCCTTCGACCCCGCGGGGCTCAAGGGCGACGACCTGGCGATCGACGACCCCTGGTACGGCGACGACAGCGACTTCGACCGCACCTACGAGGAGATCTCGGCAGCGGTCGACGGCATCGTCGAGCACGTCCGCGGCCAGCTGGGCGACGCTCCCTGA
- a CDS encoding SGNH/GDSL hydrolase family protein, which translates to MRVRALSVVTAVAAVVATVGASPSNAVPGGSVESPQHFVQLGDSFSSGNGAGSYVEKTCWRSPNNYGARVAQLKGATYTNAACSGGVTADILEPRDLGSPSWRTRTYRIPAGAVDARAQWLAKAKADQFCGTPAQSDFSYVYTISSSASAGDLYTATVRCQLQAAPQINAVDRSTDAVFVTTGGNDVGFTSIVIDCLVLRAAGSCKARIDAANAQLTSLKQETKETLQAVHDRSGGRAHVYLLGYPHLINTDNFRLGSTYDAGNELSRMQLRGDTLQRAAMTELSRANGGRGGFTFVDVKRDWGGYTHGIDPHVVADNSDAWLVPVLSPGRELKEFVHPTAAGWGASALALADAMR; encoded by the coding sequence ATGCGCGTTCGCGCTCTGTCCGTCGTCACCGCCGTCGCCGCCGTGGTGGCCACCGTCGGAGCGAGCCCCTCGAACGCCGTCCCCGGCGGCTCGGTCGAGTCGCCGCAGCACTTCGTCCAGCTCGGCGACTCCTTCTCCTCGGGCAATGGCGCGGGCAGCTACGTGGAGAAGACCTGCTGGCGCTCGCCGAACAACTACGGCGCCCGGGTCGCCCAGCTCAAGGGCGCGACCTACACCAATGCGGCATGCAGCGGCGGTGTGACCGCTGACATCCTCGAGCCGCGCGATCTCGGCTCTCCCTCGTGGCGCACGCGCACCTATCGGATCCCGGCGGGCGCGGTCGACGCCCGAGCCCAGTGGCTGGCGAAGGCGAAGGCCGACCAGTTCTGCGGCACCCCGGCCCAGTCGGACTTCTCCTACGTCTACACCATCAGCTCGAGCGCGTCGGCCGGCGACCTCTACACCGCGACGGTCCGCTGCCAGCTGCAGGCCGCACCGCAGATCAACGCGGTCGACCGTTCGACGGACGCCGTCTTCGTCACCACGGGCGGCAACGACGTGGGCTTCACCTCGATCGTCATCGACTGCCTCGTGCTGCGCGCGGCGGGAAGCTGCAAGGCGCGCATCGACGCGGCGAACGCCCAGCTGACGTCGCTGAAGCAGGAGACCAAGGAGACACTGCAGGCGGTCCACGACCGCTCCGGCGGGCGTGCGCACGTCTACCTGCTGGGCTACCCGCACCTGATCAACACCGACAACTTCCGCCTGGGCTCGACCTATGACGCAGGGAATGAGCTCTCGCGGATGCAGCTGCGCGGCGACACCCTGCAGCGGGCGGCGATGACGGAGCTGTCCCGGGCCAACGGTGGCCGGGGTGGGTTCACCTTCGTCGACGTCAAGCGTGACTGGGGTGGCTACACGCACGGGATCGACCCGCACGTCGTCGCGGACAACAGCGATGCCTGGCTCGTCCCGGTCCTCTCGCCGGGGCGCGAGCTCAAGGAGTTCGTCCACCCGACCGCCGCGGGTTGGGGTGCGAGCGCGCTGGCGCTTGCCGACGCGATGCGCTGA
- a CDS encoding 2-dehydropantoate 2-reductase: protein MKRTKVAVMGAGSIGCYLAGWLAAAADVTLVGRPALVDAIGREGLTVTDLAGRTRTVPPQSLTLATEPSAVVGADYVLLTTKTVALTAATQQIAPYLQHDSVVISFQNGLRNASAIDEALAGAFPSRASRPLVLSGMVPFNVVRTADAHWTQTTSGRPVAKDHPRIDPFVRVAQGGGLRVEVDPDMRAVLFGKLLLNLNNAVNALTGLPLAVELRDRDCRHVLAACQDEALTLARRVGVTPKRMTPLPAAAMPTLLRSPTPVFTNLARATLKVAPTARSSMADDLDAGRPTEIDELQGFVVQLGADHGAAAPVSARIVDLVREAEAAGPDRHRWTGAQLRRAVGL, encoded by the coding sequence GTGAAGCGCACGAAGGTGGCCGTCATGGGGGCCGGCAGCATCGGGTGCTACCTGGCGGGGTGGCTCGCTGCGGCCGCCGACGTCACGCTCGTCGGCCGACCGGCCCTCGTCGATGCCATCGGGCGCGAGGGACTCACGGTCACCGACCTCGCCGGCCGCACCCGCACCGTCCCGCCGCAGTCGCTCACTCTGGCCACGGAGCCGAGCGCCGTCGTCGGCGCCGACTACGTCCTGCTGACGACGAAGACCGTCGCCCTGACGGCGGCCACCCAGCAGATCGCGCCCTACCTGCAGCACGACTCGGTCGTCATCTCCTTCCAGAACGGCCTGCGCAATGCGAGCGCGATCGACGAGGCGCTCGCCGGCGCCTTCCCGAGTCGGGCCTCACGGCCGCTCGTGCTCTCCGGCATGGTGCCCTTCAACGTCGTGCGCACCGCTGACGCGCACTGGACCCAGACGACCTCGGGCCGACCTGTGGCCAAGGACCACCCGCGGATCGACCCCTTCGTCCGGGTCGCGCAGGGCGGCGGGCTGCGGGTCGAGGTCGACCCCGACATGCGGGCGGTGCTCTTCGGCAAGCTGCTGCTCAACCTCAACAACGCGGTCAACGCGCTCACCGGGCTGCCCCTGGCCGTCGAGCTGCGCGATCGCGACTGCCGGCACGTCCTCGCCGCCTGCCAGGACGAGGCGCTCACCCTCGCCCGCCGCGTCGGCGTGACGCCCAAGCGCATGACGCCGCTGCCCGCCGCCGCGATGCCGACGCTGCTGCGCTCGCCGACCCCCGTCTTCACCAACCTCGCCCGCGCCACGCTCAAGGTCGCGCCGACGGCGCGCTCGTCGATGGCCGACGACCTCGACGCCGGGCGACCCACCGAGATCGACGAGCTGCAGGGCTTCGTCGTCCAGCTCGGTGCCGACCACGGCGCCGCCGCGCCGGTGTCCGCACGCATCGTCGACCTCGTCCGCGAGGCCGAGGCCGCCGGACCGGACCGGCACCGCTGGACGGGCGCGCAGCTGCGCCGGGCGGTGGGCCTGTGA
- the purB gene encoding adenylosuccinate lyase, whose protein sequence is MQSLADATPQIALGALDGRYRPAVSPLIDHLSEPALNRMRVHVEVEWLIHLTSQQVVPGVRALTEDEQAALRQVVEDFGPEDIAELGATEKVTQHDVKAVEYFLKERLRKIAPAPEDAGLSELIHFCCTSEDINNLAYALMVQGAVEEVWLPRAADLAEAVAAMAVDLRDVPLLSHTHGQPATPTTMGKELAVLAHRLMRQLRRIQHDEYLGKINGATGTFGAHLAAVPEADWLEISRTFVEGLGLTWNPLTTQIESHDWQAEVYADIARFNRVLHNLCTDVWTYISMGYFAQVRGQGTVGSSTMPHKVNPIRFENAEANLEVSNALLDVLASTLVTSRLQRDLTDSSMQRNIGTALGHSLLAIDNAGRGLAGLDAVPEAMAADLDGNWEVLGEPIQSVMRALGAQGVPGMEEPYERLKELTRGQRIGQPELVEFVRGLGLPAEVEERVAAMTPATYIGIAPQLVDLLD, encoded by the coding sequence ATGCAGAGCCTCGCTGACGCCACGCCCCAGATCGCCCTCGGCGCGCTCGACGGCCGCTACCGGCCCGCCGTCTCGCCCCTCATCGACCACCTGAGCGAGCCCGCGCTCAACCGCATGCGGGTGCACGTGGAGGTGGAGTGGCTCATCCACCTGACCTCGCAGCAGGTCGTGCCCGGTGTGCGCGCCCTCACCGAGGACGAGCAGGCGGCGCTGCGGCAGGTCGTCGAGGACTTCGGCCCCGAGGACATCGCCGAGCTCGGCGCGACCGAGAAGGTCACCCAGCACGACGTCAAGGCCGTCGAGTACTTCCTCAAGGAGCGCCTGCGCAAGATCGCGCCGGCTCCCGAGGACGCCGGCCTGTCGGAGCTCATCCACTTCTGCTGCACGAGCGAGGACATCAACAACCTCGCCTACGCCCTCATGGTCCAGGGGGCCGTCGAGGAGGTCTGGCTGCCGCGCGCCGCCGACCTCGCCGAGGCCGTCGCGGCGATGGCCGTCGACCTGCGCGACGTGCCGCTCCTCTCGCACACCCACGGCCAGCCGGCGACCCCGACGACGATGGGCAAGGAGCTCGCCGTCCTCGCGCACCGCCTGATGCGCCAGCTGCGGCGGATCCAGCACGACGAGTACCTCGGCAAGATCAACGGCGCGACCGGCACCTTCGGCGCCCACCTGGCCGCCGTGCCCGAGGCCGACTGGCTGGAGATCTCGCGCACCTTCGTCGAGGGCCTCGGCCTGACGTGGAACCCCCTGACGACGCAGATCGAGTCGCACGACTGGCAGGCCGAGGTCTACGCCGACATCGCCCGCTTCAACCGCGTGCTGCACAACCTGTGCACCGACGTGTGGACCTACATCTCGATGGGCTACTTCGCCCAGGTCCGCGGTCAGGGCACCGTCGGGTCGAGCACGATGCCGCACAAGGTCAACCCGATCCGCTTCGAAAATGCGGAGGCCAACCTCGAGGTGAGCAATGCGCTCCTCGACGTGCTCGCCTCCACGCTCGTCACCTCGCGCCTGCAGCGCGACCTCACCGACAGCTCGATGCAGCGCAACATCGGCACCGCCCTGGGCCACTCGCTGCTCGCGATCGACAACGCCGGCCGCGGCCTCGCCGGGCTCGACGCCGTGCCCGAGGCCATGGCCGCCGACCTCGACGGCAACTGGGAGGTGCTCGGCGAGCCGATCCAGTCGGTCATGCGGGCCCTCGGCGCGCAGGGCGTGCCCGGCATGGAGGAGCCCTACGAGCGGCTCAAGGAGCTCACCCGCGGTCAGCGCATCGGCCAGCCCGAGCTCGTCGAGTTCGTCCGCGGGCTCGGCCTGCCGGCCGAGGTCGAGGAGCGGGTCGCGGCGATGACCCCGGCGACCTACATCGGCATCGCACCGCAGCTGGTCGACCTGCTCGACTGA
- a CDS encoding SGNH/GDSL hydrolase family protein, translating to MRRRRRTLSIATALAALAAGIGTALPAGAAPPSPDYVVLGDSYSAGNGAGTYTERTCWRSPDNYAAKVAAQDGANLTNAACSGGVVADITQPRALGSPFVRTATYEVSGTAAVQQRKWLQRAEADALCGTPAQPDWYYEQTVTSSAPTGRQLTATVSCQLTAAPQVESVTPQTDAVFLTVGGNDIGFSTIVLQCMVLRSPSGCRTTMDAANATLPALKDDTAEALAAIREKSRGNAHVYLLGYPHLLNTDSYGIPEAAPTYDAGAALDELQRRGDELQREGVAELDASAKGRGGFTFVDVKPAWGGMAHGLDPRSVPDNTQAWLVPVLAPGRELPEWVHPTVEGYTASASALSAAMR from the coding sequence ATGCGCCGACGTCGTCGCACCCTGTCCATCGCCACCGCTCTCGCCGCCCTCGCGGCGGGCATCGGGACGGCCCTCCCGGCCGGTGCGGCGCCCCCTTCGCCCGACTACGTCGTGCTCGGTGACTCATACTCGGCCGGCAACGGCGCGGGCACCTACACCGAGCGCACCTGCTGGCGCTCGCCCGACAACTACGCGGCCAAGGTGGCCGCGCAGGACGGTGCGAACCTGACCAATGCCGCGTGCAGCGGTGGCGTCGTCGCCGACATCACGCAGCCGCGCGCCCTGGGGTCCCCCTTTGTGCGGACGGCGACCTACGAGGTGAGCGGCACGGCGGCCGTCCAGCAGCGCAAGTGGCTGCAGCGGGCCGAGGCCGACGCCCTGTGCGGCACGCCCGCCCAGCCGGACTGGTACTACGAGCAGACCGTCACGAGCAGCGCACCGACGGGCCGGCAGCTCACCGCGACGGTCAGCTGCCAGCTGACGGCCGCGCCCCAGGTCGAGTCGGTGACCCCGCAGACCGATGCGGTCTTCCTGACCGTCGGCGGCAACGACATCGGCTTCAGCACGATCGTCCTGCAGTGCATGGTGCTGCGCTCCCCGAGCGGCTGCCGCACGACGATGGACGCGGCCAACGCGACCCTGCCCGCGCTGAAGGACGACACGGCCGAGGCGCTCGCCGCGATCCGGGAGAAGTCGCGGGGCAATGCGCACGTCTACCTCCTCGGCTACCCCCACCTGCTCAACACCGACAGCTACGGCATCCCCGAGGCCGCACCGACCTACGATGCCGGCGCCGCGCTCGACGAGCTGCAGCGCCGCGGCGACGAGCTCCAGCGCGAAGGGGTCGCCGAGCTCGACGCGAGCGCGAAGGGTCGGGGTGGGTTCACCTTCGTCGACGTCAAGCCCGCGTGGGGCGGCATGGCGCACGGGCTCGACCCGCGCTCCGTCCCAGACAACACCCAGGCCTGGCTCGTGCCCGTCCTCGCCCCCGGGCGTGAGCTGCCCGAGTGGGTGCACCCGACGGTCGAGGGCTACACCGCCTCGGCGTCGGCGCTGAGCGCGGCCATGCGCTGA
- a CDS encoding transglycosylase family protein has translation MATTRHSTTRRAAQALAAAGLLTVAGTGTAMAAQGPNAGHASEQAQPAGEAHGHTGLPSTQGQGAEHASDQALEHASDNSALLREAPAEETPVEEAPVEEAPVETVDTTTDTTADTTTTDTTTDTDGTTAGSYPSVWDAVAECESGGDWSINTGNGYYGGLQFSPDTWLAYGGDQYAATADQATPEQQVEIAQKVLAEQGPGAWPVCSVKAGLTATNGA, from the coding sequence ATGGCCACCACCCGTCACAGCACCACCCGCCGCGCCGCCCAGGCGCTCGCCGCCGCCGGCCTGCTGACCGTGGCCGGCACCGGCACCGCCATGGCCGCCCAGGGCCCCAACGCCGGGCACGCCAGCGAGCAGGCCCAGCCCGCCGGTGAGGCGCACGGCCACACCGGCCTGCCCTCCACGCAGGGCCAGGGCGCGGAGCACGCGTCCGACCAGGCCCTCGAGCACGCCTCCGACAACAGCGCGCTGCTGCGCGAGGCACCCGCCGAGGAGACCCCGGTCGAGGAGGCACCCGTCGAGGAGGCTCCGGTCGAGACCGTCGACACGACGACGGACACGACCGCCGACACCACTACGACCGACACCACGACGGACACCGACGGCACGACCGCCGGCAGCTACCCGTCCGTGTGGGACGCGGTCGCCGAGTGCGAGTCCGGCGGTGACTGGAGCATCAACACCGGCAACGGCTACTACGGCGGGCTGCAGTTCAGCCCCGACACGTGGCTGGCCTACGGCGGCGACCAGTACGCCGCGACGGCCGACCAGGCCACGCCGGAGCAGCAGGTCGAGATCGCGCAGAAGGTCCTCGCCGAGCAGGGCCCGGGCGCCTGGCCCGTGTGCTCGGTCAAGGCGGGTCTGACCGCGACCAACGGTGCCTGA
- a CDS encoding MMPL family transporter — translation MSSLSRPSVLPRLLAGLVIVLWFAVGAVGGPLVGQLSSVQDNDQASFLPQSAESTRVAEQLPDFEADSTLPLIVAVEAEGGLRRDQLAELGDWAERLPRQQLDSAPGTVADYLAAQRIPVIPSEDGDAAIVVLSLDAAAVEETVDETSISDLLVDDLRGSLAPDVDKATVAVTGPAGFAADLGEAFAGIDGLLLLVTLAVVLVILLVVYRSPVLPFVVLLTSIFGLALAALLIHPMAAADWIQLSGQSQGILFILVVGAATDYSLLLVARYREELHAADPLPALRIAWRQTLGPVAASGGTVIAGLLCLLLSDLGNIAGLGPVGALGIAGAMTASLTLLPAALALLGRAAFWPSVPRRGTRPQHRLWSGVARRVTSRPRITWVVTTAVLLVAAAAALTFPTQGITQAQFFTTDVESVDGQRVLDRHFDGGDQRPVQVVVPDAAVREAKGVLADHDDVSGQIRSQESTTGSGSTLLSATLTVGSESPEARDVVRDLRAGLHDVDPDIIVGGATATAVDTDDASIRDYRVVVPAILLVVTLVLMALLRSVAAAVLLVVVNVLTFAATLGVSAVLFTRVLDQPGADPSTPVLGFVFLVALAVDYSIFLMTRAREESLHVGTRRGVRRAVAVTGGVITSAGVVLAATFSALWVIPLLFLAQIAFIVAFGVLLDTLVTRSVLVPALATDLGNRIWWPGSGRMADDEERG, via the coding sequence ATGTCCTCCCTCTCGCGCCCCAGCGTGCTGCCCCGCCTCCTCGCCGGCCTCGTCATCGTGCTCTGGTTCGCCGTGGGGGCGGTGGGCGGGCCGCTCGTCGGCCAGCTGTCGAGCGTGCAGGACAACGACCAGGCCTCCTTCCTCCCGCAGTCCGCCGAGTCGACCCGCGTGGCCGAGCAGCTCCCGGACTTCGAGGCCGATTCCACGCTGCCGCTCATCGTGGCCGTGGAGGCCGAGGGTGGGCTGAGGCGTGACCAGCTCGCCGAGCTCGGCGACTGGGCCGAGCGGCTGCCGCGTCAGCAGCTGGACTCCGCGCCGGGGACGGTGGCGGACTACCTTGCCGCCCAACGGATCCCGGTGATCCCGTCGGAGGACGGCGACGCGGCGATCGTCGTCCTCAGCCTCGACGCAGCGGCCGTCGAGGAGACCGTCGACGAGACGAGCATCTCCGACCTGCTCGTCGACGACCTGCGGGGCAGCCTGGCCCCGGACGTCGACAAGGCCACGGTGGCGGTGACCGGCCCGGCGGGCTTCGCCGCCGACCTCGGCGAGGCCTTCGCCGGCATCGACGGGCTGCTGCTCCTCGTCACCCTCGCCGTCGTGCTCGTCATCCTGCTCGTCGTCTACCGCAGCCCGGTCCTCCCCTTCGTCGTGCTCCTCACGAGCATCTTCGGGCTCGCGCTCGCGGCACTGCTCATCCACCCGATGGCCGCCGCCGACTGGATCCAGCTCTCGGGCCAGAGCCAGGGCATCCTCTTCATCCTCGTCGTCGGCGCCGCGACCGACTACTCGCTGCTGCTCGTCGCGCGCTACCGCGAGGAGCTGCACGCGGCCGACCCGCTGCCGGCCCTGCGCATCGCGTGGCGCCAGACCCTGGGGCCGGTCGCGGCCAGTGGCGGCACCGTCATCGCGGGCCTGCTCTGCCTGCTCTTGTCCGACCTCGGCAACATCGCCGGCCTCGGGCCGGTCGGTGCCCTCGGCATCGCCGGGGCGATGACCGCCTCGCTCACCCTGCTCCCCGCGGCCCTCGCGCTGCTGGGCCGGGCCGCCTTCTGGCCGTCCGTGCCCCGACGCGGCACGCGCCCGCAGCACCGGCTCTGGTCCGGTGTGGCGCGTCGCGTGACGTCCCGTCCCCGCATCACCTGGGTCGTGACGACCGCCGTGCTGCTCGTCGCCGCGGCTGCGGCGCTCACCTTCCCGACCCAGGGCATCACGCAGGCACAGTTCTTCACGACCGACGTTGAGTCCGTCGACGGTCAGCGCGTCCTCGACCGGCACTTCGACGGGGGAGACCAGCGGCCCGTCCAGGTCGTCGTCCCCGACGCGGCCGTCCGCGAGGCGAAGGGGGTCCTCGCCGACCACGACGACGTCTCGGGGCAGATCCGCTCGCAGGAGTCGACGACGGGGTCGGGGTCGACCCTGCTCTCGGCAACCCTGACCGTCGGGTCCGAGTCGCCCGAGGCGCGCGACGTCGTCCGCGACCTGCGCGCCGGGCTCCACGACGTCGACCCCGACATCATCGTCGGGGGCGCGACCGCGACCGCGGTCGACACCGACGACGCGAGCATCCGCGACTACCGCGTCGTCGTGCCCGCGATCCTGCTCGTCGTCACCCTCGTGCTCATGGCCCTGCTGCGGTCGGTCGCGGCGGCGGTGCTGCTCGTCGTGGTCAACGTGCTGACCTTCGCCGCGACCCTCGGGGTCTCGGCGGTGCTCTTCACCCGCGTCCTCGACCAGCCGGGCGCCGACCCCTCGACACCCGTGCTCGGGTTCGTCTTCCTCGTCGCCCTCGCTGTCGACTACTCGATCTTCCTCATGACGCGTGCGCGGGAGGAGTCGCTGCACGTCGGGACCCGCCGTGGGGTGCGCCGGGCCGTCGCGGTCACGGGCGGGGTCATCACCAGCGCCGGCGTCGTCCTCGCCGCGACCTTCTCCGCCCTGTGGGTGATCCCGCTGCTCTTCCTCGCGCAGATCGCCTTCATCGTCGCCTTCGGCGTGCTGCTCGACACCCTCGTCACCCGCTCGGTCCTCGTGCCGGCGCTCGCCACCGACCTGGGCAACCGCATCTGGTGGCCCGGGTCCGGGCGGATGGCCGACGACGAGGAGAGGGGCTGA
- a CDS encoding MMPL family transporter — protein sequence MAHALYRLGRLAHRRWPAFLIGWLVVLVAIGGAASTLSQPMSDKFSIPGIESEQAQTLQQELFPQTQDAFDQATGTVVVQAPAGEKLSDPANSAAVDDLLTELRDVPQVGSADQFVNPVTAAKGVEQQLLQQAEKSGQPEAVAQANAAAVSPLTEDGRTGLIQWTFDVDTVTDVEQSTRDDVTAAVDHARDSGLTVEVTGTGMQGMPEMGMTSELIGIAVALLVLVLTFGSLVAAGLPIITALVGVGTGILGITAATAFFDLGTTTPILASMLGLAVGIDYALFILSRYRTELRHTDDRSHAIGLAVGRAGSAVVFAGLTVIIALAALAVVQIPFLTAMGLAAAGTVLVAVLVALTLLPAILGALGRRAFAGQLRKDKAVDEGQHVDNGGTRWARAIGARPVLAALVAVLALGALAIPAKDLHLTLPTDSTAAADTPQRRAADLITDGFGAGQEARMIVVVDAREVDEPRQAPAAYGKVVEWLSGFDGVANAQVMAMNKEGTGAQVLVTPTTGATDPATEDLLGDIRAGQGQVESTTGTTIGVTGLTAIQTDVSTKLQGALIPYLAVVVGLAFVLLMLVFRSVLVPLTATLGFILSTLATLGATVLIFQEGTFGLVDGAPLVSFLPILMIGIVFGLAMDYQVFLVTRMREAYVHGDTAREAVVDGFRHGARVVTAAALIMISVFAAFMLQPDNLIKSMGFALAAAVLLDAFVVRMVLIPALMYLMGDRAWAMPRWLDRILPNVDVEGEALTQHTATGETSGRDGDDDNAGGRHGRGSGDLVTAG from the coding sequence ATGGCCCACGCCCTCTACCGTCTCGGACGGCTGGCGCACCGACGCTGGCCGGCCTTCCTCATCGGCTGGCTCGTCGTGCTCGTCGCCATCGGCGGCGCCGCGTCGACGCTGTCGCAGCCGATGAGCGACAAGTTCTCCATCCCCGGCATCGAGTCCGAGCAGGCACAGACCCTGCAGCAGGAGCTCTTCCCGCAGACCCAGGACGCCTTCGACCAGGCCACCGGCACGGTCGTCGTCCAGGCGCCCGCGGGCGAAAAGCTCTCGGACCCGGCGAACTCCGCCGCCGTCGACGACCTGCTCACCGAGCTGCGCGACGTGCCGCAGGTCGGGTCGGCGGACCAGTTCGTCAACCCCGTCACCGCGGCGAAGGGGGTCGAGCAGCAGCTGCTCCAGCAGGCCGAGAAGTCCGGCCAGCCGGAGGCCGTCGCCCAGGCCAATGCCGCGGCGGTCTCCCCGCTGACGGAGGACGGCCGCACCGGGCTGATCCAGTGGACCTTCGACGTCGACACCGTCACCGACGTCGAGCAGAGCACCCGTGACGACGTCACCGCCGCGGTCGACCACGCCCGCGACTCCGGCCTGACCGTCGAGGTCACCGGCACCGGCATGCAGGGCATGCCCGAGATGGGCATGACGAGCGAGCTCATCGGCATCGCCGTCGCGCTGCTCGTCCTCGTGCTCACCTTCGGCTCGCTCGTCGCCGCCGGCCTGCCGATCATCACCGCACTCGTCGGCGTCGGCACCGGCATCCTCGGCATCACCGCCGCGACCGCCTTCTTCGACCTCGGCACGACGACCCCGATCCTCGCCTCGATGCTCGGCCTCGCCGTCGGCATCGACTACGCCCTCTTCATCCTCAGCCGCTACCGCACCGAGCTGCGGCACACCGACGACCGCAGCCACGCGATCGGCCTGGCCGTGGGCCGCGCCGGCTCCGCCGTCGTCTTCGCCGGCCTGACGGTGATCATCGCGCTCGCCGCGCTCGCCGTCGTCCAGATCCCCTTCCTCACCGCGATGGGCCTGGCGGCCGCCGGCACCGTCCTCGTCGCCGTGCTCGTCGCGCTCACCCTGCTGCCGGCGATCCTCGGCGCCCTCGGCCGACGTGCCTTCGCCGGTCAGCTCCGCAAGGACAAGGCGGTCGACGAGGGCCAGCACGTCGACAACGGCGGCACCCGCTGGGCGCGCGCCATCGGCGCCCGCCCGGTCCTCGCGGCCCTGGTCGCCGTCCTCGCGCTCGGCGCCCTGGCGATCCCGGCCAAGGACCTGCACCTGACCCTGCCGACCGACTCCACCGCCGCGGCCGACACCCCGCAGCGGCGCGCCGCCGACCTCATCACCGACGGCTTCGGCGCCGGCCAGGAGGCCCGGATGATCGTCGTCGTCGACGCCCGCGAGGTCGACGAGCCGCGGCAGGCGCCGGCCGCCTACGGCAAGGTCGTCGAGTGGCTGAGCGGCTTCGACGGTGTCGCCAACGCGCAGGTGATGGCGATGAACAAGGAGGGCACCGGAGCCCAGGTCCTCGTCACCCCGACGACCGGTGCCACCGACCCCGCGACCGAGGACCTGCTCGGCGACATCCGGGCCGGCCAGGGCCAGGTCGAGAGCACCACCGGCACGACGATCGGCGTCACCGGGCTCACCGCGATCCAGACCGACGTGTCGACGAAGCTGCAGGGTGCGCTCATCCCCTACCTCGCCGTCGTCGTCGGGCTCGCCTTCGTCCTGCTCATGCTCGTCTTCCGCTCGGTGCTCGTGCCGCTCACGGCGACGCTCGGCTTCATCCTGTCGACGCTCGCGACGCTCGGCGCCACGGTGCTGATCTTCCAGGAGGGCACCTTCGGTCTCGTCGACGGCGCCCCGCTCGTGAGCTTCCTGCCGATCCTCATGATCGGCATCGTCTTCGGGCTGGCGATGGACTACCAGGTCTTCCTCGTCACCCGGATGCGGGAGGCCTACGTCCACGGGGACACCGCCCGCGAGGCCGTCGTCGACGGCTTCCGCCACGGCGCCCGGGTCGTCACCGCGGCCGCGCTCATCATGATCTCGGTCTTCGCCGCCTTCATGCTGCAGCCCGACAACCTCATCAAGTCGATGGGCTTCGCGCTCGCGGCGGCCGTCCTGCTCGACGCCTTCGTCGTGCGCATGGTCCTCATCCCCGCGCTCATGTACCTCATGGGCGACCGGGCCTGGGCCATGCCGCGCTGGCTGGACCGGATCCTGCCCAACGTCGACGTCGAAGGGGAGGCCCTCACCCAGCACACCGCGACCGGTGAGACCTCCGGTCGGGACGGCGACGACGACAACGCCGGCGGCCGGCACGGCCGCGGCTCGGGAGACCTCGTCACGGCGGGCTGA